The following DNA comes from Terriglobales bacterium.
GTCGAGGCCTTCACGTCGCCGGTACGCTCGCGGACGGTCACGTCCCCGCGCTTGAGCGCGAGGTCGAGAGCCGCCCTGCGCGGGATGAAGATCTCGAGGTTGTTCTTGACCGGCTTGTCGCCGGCGCCGCCGGTGTTGGCGTTCACGGTCAGAGTGTCGCCGGCGATGGTGATCTGCGGCTTGGTCTGGTTGTCCACCTGCTTGGCGTCGGATTCGTTGGCGGCGCCCACCGACTTGTTGTACGAGACCTTGATCTTGTCCTGGTCCCACGCCTGGACGTTCACGTCGCCCCGGTCAGAGACCACGTGCACGCTGCTGACGTTCTTGGGGAATGCCTGCTCCACTTCGCCGGTGTAGGTGTAGGTCTGGCCGAAGACGTTGCTGAAAACGTCTTCGTCGATGTCCATCTCGCTGCCCACCCTCCCCCAGTTCACCCTTTCACCTTCGGAGGCGGCCAGGCCGAAAAGGATGAGGAAGACCAGCAGCACCACCCCGCCGGCGCCGACGCCGCGGGGCGGATAACCTGCGCGCTGCGCCTGGTAGTACTCGAGCAACTTCACCAGTCCCCAGACGATGATGAGCACGGGCCAGTAGCGCGCAAACCAATGGAACATGGCCGCGGTGCTGAGGACATTGAAGTTGCGCAGCATGAAGACCAGGCCGATGAGGATGAGCACCAGCGGCCCGGCGAAGGAGCGCGGACGGCGCGGCGCCGGAGCCACTGGAGGGGCCGGAGATGGAGTGACCGTGCTAGACATGGGGCACCTGCGAAGAACCGGGATTCGGTGGCGGCTGGGGTGGTGAAGGCGCCTGCGGAGTCCCCGCCGGGTCGCGCGGCACATGGCCTTCGATGGAACCAGCGTGGCGCCACACCATGACCACGCCGATCACGATCAGCAAGACAGGCCACGTCGCGTGGAATCGGATGTGCGTGAACTCGTTGAGCAAGAACAATCCGCCGAGGGTGAGCAGCACGGCGCCCCAGGTCATCCGCCCGCGGGTGCAGCGCTCACAGGAACAATCGCAATTCCGTTGATAGTCGTTCATGGCGTCACCTCAGCGTCCTGTTGCCGCGCATGATGACGCGCAAGCCCAATGCGATCAGGATCAGCGGCCACAGCTTGCCGATCCAGTGGAAGTGGAAGAGGCCGATGTTCTGCAACAGGAACAGCACGCCCACGCCGATCAGGATGACCGCGCCGATGGGGAGGTTCTTGGCGGAGAGGTTCTCGCTTCCGAGGGCGCTGTTCAGTCCAAAAGGATCGGGGACGGGTTGTCCGGCCAGCAGGGCCTTGGCGCTCCGGTTGGCGTCGATGATCTGGTAGACGTAGAAGAACGCCAACGCCAGGCCAAAGAACGCCTCCGCGCCACCGCCCTGGTCGGCGCCGGCGACGAGAACGCCGAAGATGACCAGGTGGACCAGCCCTTTGGCGTACTGGCCCATGTACACGGAAGCCACGCCGAAGGGGAAGAAGACGGCCAGGATGGTGGCCAGCGCGGAGTTCGGCCCGGCGGCGGCCCCCACCGGAGGAACGGTCCCGGGCGTGCCCGGAGCAGCCGCCGGAAGGGTCCCCTGCACGCGGGCGGCGATGCAGTCTTCACAGTAGATGACGCCGCGAACGTCACGCTTGCAGTTCTCGCACAGCGCCTTGCCGCAGGTGCGGCAGTAGGCGGATGCGGGTTGGTCGGTATGGATGGCGCAGTTCATGCTCCCCTCCTGTGCTCACCCGCGCCGGCTTGGGGATCACCTGGACGCGAGTCCCGGGCTTCAAGTGCCGGGAAGAAACGATGGGAAACCTGGTCTTCCAACGCCGCCAGCAGCATGCCGGATTGATCGGAGCTGTAGTACTGATTGCGCTTCTCCGGCTGCCCGCTGGTGTTGTCGTCGCGGGTCTTGCCTTTGGGCTGAGGCGCGGGCGGCGGCGGCGGCTGGTCTTCGGGACGGGTGGCGTTGCGCAGGTCGCGCATCCGCGACTGCAGCTCATACACCAGCCGCATGTTCTCGTAATAGCGGACCACCTTGGCCTCGGTCTCGTAATAGCTGGCGCGGATGGCGCCGGGACGCAGGTCCAGACGGCCCAGATCGCGCAGCTTCACGCCCGCCAGGTTCATCACCAAAGACAGGGAGAAGAACGCCATGCCGAAACTCATGGCAAAACGCGGCTGCCGGACGGTGGTCCAGGTGGGTACCAGGACCGGACGGATCCAGTCGCGGAACCGCTGCAGCCAGCCGGCGCGTGCGGCACTTTCCTCCTTTCGCTCGACCCCGGTGGTGGCGGCGAGAATATTGTGGACCAGGTGGCGCGGAGGCTCGACCTCCTGCAGGGACTTCATCCACTGCAACCCGGCCCGGCTTTGCGCCAGCAGCGGGCCGCAATCGGGGCAACCGGCGGCATGGGCCTCGAACCGGCTCATGCGCTGGGCCTCGAGCGCGCCGTCCAGGGCGTCGGCCAGCAGGGCTTCGAACTCGATGCACTGCATTCCGTTATGGGGCTTGCCGTCCATCAGGTCACCTGCCTATAGGTACGTTGGAGGAGGCGCGCTAGTTCCGTCCTACCTCTGTTAATTCGGGACTTTACGGTGCCCTCCGGGACCCTCAGGATCTGGGCTATTTCCCTGTAATCGAGGTCCTGGAGGTCGCGCAGGATCACGGCTTCGCGCAGCTCCGGGGAGAGCCGCTGGAGGGTTTCGTGAACCAGGCGCTGGGTTTGCTGGGTCTGGACCCGGGCATCGGCGGCCGGGGTGGTATCGGGCAGCTTCTCGGCCAGCGGCTGCGCGTCCTGCTCGGCGCCCAGGGGGGCGTCGAGGGAGTCGGTGGCCCGGTCCTGCTTGCTGCGGCGAAAGTGGTCCACCAGCAAGTTGCGGGTGATGCTGGTGAGCCAGGTGGCAAAGGCCCCCTTGGATTGGTCCCAGGTGCCGAGGGTGCGATAGAGCTTGATGAAGACCTCCTGAGTGAGGTCTTCGGCGTCCTCGGCGGACCCGCTAAACCTGTAACAAATGTTATAGATACGGCGATTGTAGGAATGGACGATCTCCTCCCAGGCGGCGGCGTCGCCGGCCACACAGCGGCGAACCAGCAAGGATACGGCCTGGGTGTCTTCCAACCAGTGCTCCGTGGGAACTTCCGTTCAATCTGGAATACGGCATTACCGGCCGGAAGTTCGCTGGGCTGAGAACCGAAGATTGTAGCAGCGGGGTGAGGGAATGGCTGTGATGACGGTTCTGCCCCGCAAGCAGCCGCCGAGAAGTCGGCCGCGGCCGGTTATTCCGAAGTGAAGTAGTCCACGGTGACCGGGCTCTCGAACAGCGAGTAGTCGCGGGTGACGACCGTGATCCCGGTCTCGGTGACAAAGTAGCGTTCGCGGTCGGCTTCCTGGTCGTAGCCGATGACCGTGCCCTCGGGGATGTGGACGTCGCGGTCGATGATGGCGCGGCGGACACGGCAGTGCCGGCCGATGTTCACGTGGCTGAAAATGATGCTGGCGTCGATCTCGGCGTAGGAGTTCACGCGCACGTCGGGGGAGAGGATGGAGTTGCGCACCGCTCCGCCGGAGACGATGCATCCGGAGGAGACGATGGAATCGAATGCCGCGCCCATGCGCCCGGGATCGGAGAAAACGAACTTGGCCGGGGGATACTGCCGCTGGTGGGTGCGGAGGGGCCAGGCCTTGTCGTACAGGTTGAAGACCGGCGACACCGCCACCAGGTCCATGTTGGCTTCGTAGAAGGCCTCGAGGGTGCCGACGTCGCGCCAATAGAGCGCTTCCTTGCGGTTCTCGTCGATGAAGTTGAAGCTGTAAACCTTGTACTCCTCCATCATCTTGGGAAGGATGTCGTGGCCGAAATCGTGGGTGGAGTTCGGGTCCTCGGCGTCCTTGAGC
Coding sequences within:
- a CDS encoding sigma-70 family RNA polymerase sigma factor, producing the protein MEDTQAVSLLVRRCVAGDAAAWEEIVHSYNRRIYNICYRFSGSAEDAEDLTQEVFIKLYRTLGTWDQSKGAFATWLTSITRNLLVDHFRRSKQDRATDSLDAPLGAEQDAQPLAEKLPDTTPAADARVQTQQTQRLVHETLQRLSPELREAVILRDLQDLDYREIAQILRVPEGTVKSRINRGRTELARLLQRTYRQVT
- a CDS encoding zf-HC2 domain-containing protein; translation: MDGKPHNGMQCIEFEALLADALDGALEAQRMSRFEAHAAGCPDCGPLLAQSRAGLQWMKSLQEVEPPRHLVHNILAATTGVERKEESAARAGWLQRFRDWIRPVLVPTWTTVRQPRFAMSFGMAFFSLSLVMNLAGVKLRDLGRLDLRPGAIRASYYETEAKVVRYYENMRLVYELQSRMRDLRNATRPEDQPPPPPAPQPKGKTRDDNTSGQPEKRNQYYSSDQSGMLLAALEDQVSHRFFPALEARDSRPGDPQAGAGEHRRGA
- a CDS encoding DUF5668 domain-containing protein, translated to MNDYQRNCDCSCERCTRGRMTWGAVLLTLGGLFLLNEFTHIRFHATWPVLLIVIGVVMVWRHAGSIEGHVPRDPAGTPQAPSPPQPPPNPGSSQVPHV
- a CDS encoding DUF5668 domain-containing protein, which encodes MNCAIHTDQPASAYCRTCGKALCENCKRDVRGVIYCEDCIAARVQGTLPAAAPGTPGTVPPVGAAAGPNSALATILAVFFPFGVASVYMGQYAKGLVHLVIFGVLVAGADQGGGAEAFFGLALAFFYVYQIIDANRSAKALLAGQPVPDPFGLNSALGSENLSAKNLPIGAVILIGVGVLFLLQNIGLFHFHWIGKLWPLILIALGLRVIMRGNRTLR
- a CDS encoding DUF4097 family beta strand repeat-containing protein codes for the protein MSSTVTPSPAPPVAPAPRRPRSFAGPLVLILIGLVFMLRNFNVLSTAAMFHWFARYWPVLIIVWGLVKLLEYYQAQRAGYPPRGVGAGGVVLLVFLILFGLAASEGERVNWGRVGSEMDIDEDVFSNVFGQTYTYTGEVEQAFPKNVSSVHVVSDRGDVNVQAWDQDKIKVSYNKSVGAANESDAKQVDNQTKPQITIAGDTLTVNANTGGAGDKPVKNNLEIFIPRRAALDLALKRGDVTVRERTGDVKASTTHGDVSLDNVRGNTSLNVRRGSVTVSKVTGDLSVEGRIDDTTVSDVSGSVRFSGDFFGTVSLSRAGKGVSFKSSRTDLEFAKLAGEFNMQRDELHASGASGPLHVLTRAKEIHLEDVSGDVRIENSNADVEIRASRVPLGNIQVENHRGRVALVVPARAGFQLDARTSRGEVQSDFDVKIETAGREAHATGQVGGGGPSVRLNTDRADIEIRKAG